Proteins encoded by one window of Massilia sp. NR 4-1:
- a CDS encoding ribonucleotide-diphosphate reductase subunit beta, with the protein MLSWDEEAAPVARNQVGAEASEGTAEQIALRVNADDKRIINGKTDVNQLVPFKYKWAWDKYLAGCANHWMPQEVNMQRDIELWKNPNGLSEDERRLVKRNLGFFVTADSLAANNIVLGTYRHITAPECRQYLLRQAFEEAIHTHAYQYIVESLGLDEREIFNAYNEIKSIRDKDEFLIPFINTLTDPAFVTGTIENDQKLLKSLIVFACLMEGLFFYVGFTQILALGRQNKMMGAAEQYQYILRDESMHCNFGIDLINTIKLENPQLWTPAFRDEIKALFLHAVDLEYAYAEDTMPRGVLGLNATMFKGYLRFIANRRAVQIGLEQLFDQDENPFPWMSEMIDLKKERNFFETRVTEYQTGGALNWD; encoded by the coding sequence ATGTTGTCCTGGGATGAAGAAGCCGCGCCGGTGGCGCGCAACCAAGTGGGCGCCGAAGCCAGCGAAGGCACGGCCGAGCAGATCGCCCTGCGCGTGAACGCCGACGACAAGCGCATCATCAACGGCAAGACCGACGTCAACCAGCTGGTGCCCTTCAAGTACAAATGGGCCTGGGACAAATACCTGGCCGGCTGCGCCAACCACTGGATGCCGCAGGAAGTGAATATGCAGCGCGACATCGAGCTGTGGAAGAACCCGAACGGCCTGTCCGAAGACGAGCGCCGCCTGGTGAAGCGCAACCTGGGCTTCTTCGTCACCGCCGACTCCCTGGCCGCCAACAACATCGTGCTGGGCACCTACCGCCACATCACGGCGCCGGAATGCCGCCAGTACCTGCTGCGCCAAGCCTTCGAAGAAGCGATCCACACCCACGCCTACCAGTACATCGTGGAGTCCCTGGGCCTGGACGAGCGCGAAATCTTCAACGCCTACAACGAGATCAAATCCATCCGCGACAAGGATGAGTTCCTGATCCCCTTCATCAACACCCTGACCGACCCGGCTTTCGTCACCGGCACCATCGAAAACGACCAGAAGCTGCTGAAGTCCCTGATCGTCTTCGCCTGCCTGATGGAAGGCCTGTTCTTCTACGTCGGCTTCACCCAGATCCTGGCGCTGGGCCGCCAGAACAAGATGATGGGCGCCGCCGAGCAATACCAGTACATCCTGCGCGACGAGTCCATGCACTGCAACTTCGGCATCGACCTGATCAACACCATCAAGCTGGAAAACCCGCAGCTGTGGACCCCGGCCTTCCGCGACGAGATCAAGGCCCTGTTCCTGCACGCCGTGGACCTGGAATACGCTTACGCCGAAGACACCATGCCGCGCGGCGTACTGGGTCTGAACGCCACCATGTTCAAAGGCTACCTGCGCTTCATCGCCAACCGCCGCGCGGTGCAGATCGGCCTGGAACAATTGTTCGACCAGGATGAAAATCCATTCCCGTGGATGAGCGAGATGATCGACCTGAAGAAGGAGCGCAACTTCTTCGAGACCCGCGTCACCGAGTACCAGACCGGCGGCGCGCTGAACTGGGACTGA
- a CDS encoding transcriptional regulator, whose protein sequence is MATAAKKTEAKKPAAAKAAPAAKKAATKTAAAKPVAKKAAAAKPAAKKTVAKAAAKPAVKKAVAAKPAAKAAAKPAVKKAAAKPVAKKAAAKPVAKKAAAKPAAKPAAKKTTAKAAAKPVAKKAAAKPAAKKAAAKPAAKKVVAKTAAKPAAKKAAAKPVAKKAAAKPAAKKAVAKTAAKPAAKKAAAKPAAKKAAAKPAAKKTVAKAAAKPAAKKAAAKPAAKPAAKKAAAPKAAPKAAAKPAAKKAAAPKAAAKPAAKPAAKPAAKKAAAKPAAKPAAKPAAKPAAPVAAKPAAKPAVKKAAPKKAAAPKKEAAAKPAAAAAAPTAKTVLAPAAAWPFPTSTRPS, encoded by the coding sequence ATGGCAACAGCCGCTAAAAAAACCGAAGCAAAGAAACCAGCCGCCGCAAAGGCCGCTCCTGCCGCTAAAAAAGCAGCTACCAAAACCGCTGCTGCTAAACCAGTCGCCAAAAAAGCCGCTGCCGCTAAACCAGCAGCCAAGAAAACCGTCGCTAAAGCCGCTGCCAAGCCAGCAGTGAAAAAAGCCGTCGCCGCTAAACCAGCAGCGAAAGCCGCCGCTAAGCCAGCAGTGAAAAAAGCCGCTGCCAAACCAGTAGCGAAGAAAGCCGCAGCGAAGCCAGTGGCCAAGAAAGCCGCTGCCAAGCCAGCAGCAAAACCAGCAGCGAAGAAAACCACTGCCAAGGCAGCCGCCAAGCCAGTAGCGAAGAAAGCAGCAGCGAAGCCAGCCGCCAAAAAAGCGGCAGCCAAGCCAGCAGCGAAAAAAGTCGTAGCGAAAACCGCAGCTAAACCAGCAGCGAAAAAAGCCGCAGCGAAGCCAGTGGCCAAGAAAGCTGCTGCCAAGCCAGCAGCGAAAAAAGCCGTAGCGAAAACCGCAGCCAAACCAGCAGCCAAGAAAGCCGCTGCTAAACCGGCCGCTAAAAAAGCCGCTGCCAAACCAGCTGCCAAGAAAACCGTAGCGAAAGCCGCCGCTAAACCAGCAGCGAAGAAAGCCGCCGCCAAGCCAGCCGCCAAGCCAGCCGCCAAGAAAGCTGCTGCGCCGAAAGCTGCTCCGAAAGCTGCCGCTAAACCAGCCGCCAAGAAAGCTGCCGCTCCTAAAGCCGCTGCCAAGCCAGCTGCTAAACCAGCCGCCAAACCAGCTGCCAAAAAAGCCGCTGCTAAACCAGCTGCCAAGCCGGCCGCTAAACCAGCCGCCAAACCAGCTGCTCCCGTAGCTGCCAAACCAGCTGCCAAGCCAGCCGTGAAAAAAGCCGCACCGAAGAAAGCCGCCGCTCCTAAGAAGGAAGCTGCCGCCAAACCGGCCGCCGCTGCTGCTGCTCCAACCGCGAAAACCGTGCTGGCCCCAGCTGCCGCATGGCCTTTCCCAACCAGCACCCGTCCTTCCTAA
- a CDS encoding YggT family protein: MLIVDTAASVLAGVLLLRFWMQAIRVRPPSSVAQFTFQLSDWLVRPLRRIVPGVGGYDWASLLGAFLIVLLASSVLFVAGLPPETVLLMALHRFLNWILYGFMALLVIEAIFSWINPHAPTAPFIRALNEPLLRPLRRVVPLVGGLDLSLLVALILLQIAQLVLGMLFGGR; this comes from the coding sequence ATGTTGATTGTCGACACCGCCGCCAGTGTGCTGGCCGGTGTTCTGTTGCTGCGCTTCTGGATGCAAGCGATCCGCGTCCGTCCGCCATCCTCGGTGGCCCAATTCACTTTCCAATTATCCGACTGGCTGGTGCGCCCTCTGCGCCGCATAGTCCCCGGCGTGGGCGGCTATGACTGGGCCAGCCTGCTGGGCGCATTTCTGATTGTCCTGCTGGCGAGTTCCGTGCTGTTTGTGGCCGGCCTGCCGCCCGAAACCGTGCTGCTGATGGCCCTGCACCGTTTCCTGAACTGGATACTGTATGGTTTCATGGCGCTGCTGGTGATCGAAGCGATCTTCAGCTGGATCAATCCGCACGCGCCCACCGCGCCCTTCATCCGCGCGCTCAACGAACCGCTGCTGCGGCCCCTCCGCCGCGTCGTGCCCCTGGTGGGCGGCCTCGACCTGTCGCTGCTGGTCGCCCTGATCCTGCTGCAAATCGCCCAGCTCGTGCTTGGCATGCTCTTCGGCGGCCGCTAA
- a CDS encoding carbohydrate kinase family protein has protein sequence MKNKTSLICGSLAIDIIMQYEGRFGDTLLADQLHKVNVSFLVPTMRTEFGGCSGNIAYNLKLLGGEPRIVGVMGQDCAPYLERLQQLGISTENILIKKDAYNAQCFVTADSDNNQINAFHPGAMSFAHENEIAKAGPAAIAIISPDGHLGMLKHADDLSKLNIPFIFDPGQQMPMFTPEQLIGFIDKASYVTCNDYEIELLMDRTGLTMPEIASRLQALIVTRGEKGSEIYTDGKRIDIPAIAAEALDPTGCGDAYRAGLLYGLTNELGWETTGRLASLLGAIKIAHKGAQNHVLSKEQIADRFEAAFGYRF, from the coding sequence ATGAAGAATAAGACTTCCCTGATTTGCGGTTCGCTTGCGATCGACATCATCATGCAATACGAAGGCCGCTTCGGCGACACCCTGCTGGCCGACCAGCTACACAAGGTCAACGTCTCCTTCCTGGTGCCGACCATGCGCACCGAGTTCGGCGGCTGCTCCGGCAATATCGCCTACAACCTCAAGCTGCTGGGCGGCGAGCCGCGCATCGTCGGCGTCATGGGGCAGGATTGCGCGCCCTATCTGGAGCGCCTGCAACAGCTCGGCATTTCGACCGAGAACATCCTGATCAAGAAGGATGCCTACAACGCCCAGTGCTTCGTCACGGCCGACTCGGACAATAACCAGATCAACGCCTTCCACCCGGGTGCCATGTCCTTCGCCCACGAGAACGAGATCGCCAAGGCCGGCCCGGCCGCCATCGCCATCATCTCGCCCGACGGCCACCTGGGCATGCTCAAGCACGCCGACGACCTGTCCAAGCTGAACATCCCCTTCATCTTCGACCCGGGCCAGCAGATGCCGATGTTCACGCCCGAGCAGCTGATCGGCTTCATCGACAAAGCCAGCTACGTCACCTGCAACGATTACGAAATCGAGCTGCTGATGGACCGCACCGGCCTGACGATGCCCGAGATCGCCAGCCGCCTGCAGGCGCTGATCGTCACGCGCGGCGAAAAAGGGTCCGAAATCTACACCGACGGCAAGCGCATCGACATCCCGGCCATCGCCGCCGAAGCGCTCGACCCGACCGGCTGCGGCGATGCCTACCGCGCCGGCCTGCTGTACGGCCTGACCAACGAGCTCGGCTGGGAAACCACGGGCCGCCTGGCCAGCCTGCTGGGCGCCATCAAGATCGCCCACAAAGGCGCGCAAAACCATGTGCTGAGCAAAGAACAGATCGCCGACCGCTTCGAAGCCGCCTTCGGCTACCGCTTCTAA
- a CDS encoding DUF3426 domain-containing protein, protein MALATKCPHCNTVFRVAHDQLKLRGGIVRCGACNEVFDGNAALLEPSIRPPILPPAAPLPAAEPAEQTLELQAEQVESALADPEPEAGAAELPLDQEIDLDLDLDLDVDEELPAMADAAAAADMRADSRREPGFDTPQERIVAVALDELHHFDADEMYSTASISAEDPRDEEAAEATDALDAARSVIASSTAPAAAALRASRMAPAIRLPVEDELQEAPLTANLADGASSAGDAPAWFSADAASAMDAGAGEIVAAADAKSGADESTATAASAAETHQDEPDFIKRDRRRQQLGKAARVVMACALPLLLGGLLLQGLTTFRNSLAASVPELKPALVALCASVGCKVDYPTQIDALSVEQGELQAMTDSTFSYATVLRNQSRTAQAWPHLELILNDSADKPLLRRVFAPREYLATPAEVERGFTPRSEQTVKLYFELRQLKASGYHIAIFYP, encoded by the coding sequence ATGGCGCTCGCCACCAAATGCCCCCACTGCAACACAGTCTTCCGGGTCGCACACGACCAGCTGAAACTGCGTGGGGGCATCGTGCGCTGCGGCGCCTGCAATGAAGTCTTCGACGGCAATGCAGCCCTGCTTGAGCCGTCCATCCGCCCGCCCATTCTCCCCCCTGCCGCTCCCCTGCCCGCCGCAGAGCCGGCCGAGCAGACGCTCGAACTGCAAGCCGAACAGGTAGAAAGCGCGCTGGCCGATCCCGAGCCGGAGGCCGGCGCGGCCGAACTGCCGCTGGACCAGGAAATCGATCTCGACCTCGACCTCGACCTGGACGTGGATGAGGAACTTCCCGCCATGGCCGACGCGGCGGCAGCGGCGGACATGCGGGCGGATAGCCGCCGCGAGCCCGGTTTCGATACGCCACAGGAACGCATCGTCGCCGTCGCGCTCGATGAGCTGCACCACTTTGATGCGGACGAGATGTACAGCACGGCCAGCATCAGCGCAGAAGACCCGCGCGACGAAGAGGCCGCCGAAGCCACGGACGCGCTCGATGCCGCGCGCAGCGTCATCGCCAGCAGCACGGCACCCGCCGCCGCCGCCCTGCGCGCCAGCCGCATGGCACCAGCCATCCGCCTCCCAGTGGAGGACGAGCTGCAGGAAGCGCCTCTTACCGCGAACCTGGCCGATGGCGCCAGCAGCGCCGGCGACGCGCCAGCCTGGTTCAGCGCCGACGCCGCCAGCGCTATGGATGCCGGCGCAGGCGAAATCGTCGCCGCTGCGGATGCCAAATCCGGCGCGGACGAGAGCACAGCCACTGCCGCCAGCGCCGCCGAGACGCATCAGGACGAACCCGATTTCATCAAGCGCGACCGCCGCCGCCAGCAACTGGGCAAGGCGGCGCGCGTGGTCATGGCCTGCGCCCTGCCCCTGCTGCTGGGCGGCCTGCTGCTGCAAGGCCTGACCACCTTCCGCAACAGCCTGGCCGCCAGCGTGCCGGAGCTGAAACCGGCCCTGGTCGCGCTCTGCGCCAGCGTCGGCTGCAAGGTCGACTACCCCACCCAGATCGACGCCCTCAGCGTCGAGCAAGGCGAACTGCAGGCCATGACGGACAGCACTTTCAGCTATGCGACCGTGCTGCGCAACCAGTCGCGCACGGCCCAGGCCTGGCCGCACCTGGAACTGATCCTCAACGACAGCGCCGACAAGCCGCTCCTGCGCCGCGTCTTCGCGCCGCGCGAGTACCTGGCCACGCCGGCCGAGGTCGAGAGAGGCTTCACTCCACGCAGCGAGCAAACCGTTAAACTGTATTTTGAACTCCGCCAGCTCAAAGCATCGGGCTATCACATCGCAATTTTCTACCCATAA
- the prmA gene encoding 50S ribosomal protein L11 methyltransferase, whose product MSWTEIVIEVARDHAEALSDALMEAGALSVSVEDADEGTDAEKPLFGEPGMEPEEAAWDHSRVVALTDVDADQAAIVAEAAAAVGLAAVPKFALRPVADEDWVRLTQSQFEPIHIGKNIWVVPSWHEAPDANALILELDPGLAFGTGSHPTTRLCMEWLEAHPAPGKTVLDYGCGSGILAMVARKLGATPVAGVDIDPQAIESARDNAQRNQVADIAFFLPDEFAKSAHAEQRFDVVVANILSSPLKLMAPMLSGRVAEGGSLVLSGVLARQAEEVAAAYAPFIKLGVWAEQDGWVALHGRLGSDTVPPAR is encoded by the coding sequence ATGAGCTGGACTGAAATCGTTATCGAAGTCGCACGCGACCACGCCGAGGCCCTGTCCGACGCGCTGATGGAAGCGGGCGCCCTCTCCGTCTCGGTGGAGGATGCCGACGAAGGCACCGACGCCGAGAAACCCCTGTTCGGCGAGCCGGGCATGGAACCGGAAGAAGCGGCTTGGGACCACAGCCGCGTGGTGGCGCTGACCGACGTCGATGCCGACCAGGCCGCCATTGTGGCCGAAGCCGCCGCGGCCGTCGGCCTGGCGGCCGTCCCGAAATTCGCGCTGCGCCCGGTGGCGGACGAGGACTGGGTGCGTCTGACCCAGTCGCAGTTCGAACCCATCCACATCGGCAAGAATATCTGGGTGGTGCCGAGCTGGCACGAAGCGCCCGACGCCAACGCCCTGATCCTGGAACTCGATCCGGGCCTGGCCTTCGGCACCGGCAGCCATCCGACCACCCGTCTCTGCATGGAGTGGCTGGAAGCGCATCCGGCGCCGGGCAAGACCGTGCTCGATTACGGCTGCGGCTCCGGCATCCTGGCCATGGTGGCGCGCAAGCTGGGCGCCACGCCGGTAGCCGGGGTGGACATCGATCCGCAAGCCATCGAATCGGCGCGCGACAATGCGCAGCGCAACCAGGTGGCCGATATCGCCTTCTTCCTGCCCGATGAATTCGCCAAGTCGGCCCACGCCGAGCAGCGTTTCGACGTGGTGGTGGCCAACATCCTGTCTTCGCCGCTGAAGCTGATGGCGCCGATGCTGTCGGGCCGCGTGGCCGAAGGCGGCTCCCTGGTCCTGTCCGGCGTGCTGGCGCGCCAGGCCGAAGAAGTGGCGGCAGCCTATGCCCCCTTCATCAAGCTGGGCGTCTGGGCCGAGCAGGATGGCTGGGTCGCCCTGCATGGCCGCCTGGGCAGCGATACCGTTCCACCCGCACGCTAA
- the accC gene encoding acetyl-CoA carboxylase biotin carboxylase subunit: MFEKILIANRGEIALRIQRACRELGIKTVVVHSEADKDAKYVKLADESVCIGPAASTLSYLNMPAIISAAEVTDAEAIHPGYGFLSENADFAERVEKSGFVFIGPRSDSIRMMGDKVSAKQAMIKAGVPCVPGSDGALPDDPKAIVQIARKVGYPVIIKAAGGGGGRGMRVVHTEAALLNAVTMTKSEAGAAFGNPEVYMEKFLENPRHVEIQILADEHKNAVWLGERDCSMQRRHQKVIEEAPAPGIPRKLIEKIGDRCAEACRKIGYRGAGTFEFLYENGEFYFIEMNTRVQVEHPVTEMITGIDIVQEQIRIACGEKLRFRQRDVMLSGHAIECRINAEDPFKFTPSPGRITAWHTPGGPGVRVDSHSYAGYYVPPNYDSMIGKLITYGATREQAIRRMQIALSEMVVEGILTNIPLHRELMVDARFIEGGTNIHYLEQKLAEMPKAGS, translated from the coding sequence ATGTTTGAAAAAATCCTCATTGCCAACCGCGGTGAAATTGCCCTGCGTATCCAGCGCGCTTGCCGCGAACTGGGCATCAAGACGGTTGTGGTCCATTCGGAAGCCGATAAAGACGCCAAGTACGTCAAGCTGGCCGACGAGTCCGTGTGCATCGGACCGGCCGCCTCCACGCTCAGCTATCTGAACATGCCCGCCATCATCAGCGCGGCGGAAGTGACGGACGCCGAAGCGATCCACCCCGGCTATGGCTTCCTGTCGGAGAACGCCGACTTCGCCGAGCGCGTGGAAAAATCCGGTTTTGTCTTCATCGGCCCCCGTTCCGACTCGATCCGCATGATGGGCGACAAGGTCTCGGCGAAACAGGCCATGATCAAGGCCGGCGTGCCTTGCGTGCCGGGTTCGGACGGCGCTTTGCCGGACGATCCAAAGGCGATCGTGCAAATTGCGCGCAAGGTCGGGTATCCGGTGATCATCAAGGCCGCCGGCGGCGGCGGTGGCCGCGGCATGCGCGTGGTGCATACCGAAGCGGCGCTGCTGAACGCCGTGACCATGACCAAGAGCGAAGCCGGCGCCGCCTTCGGCAACCCCGAAGTGTATATGGAGAAGTTCCTGGAAAATCCGCGCCACGTGGAAATCCAGATCCTGGCCGACGAGCATAAGAACGCCGTCTGGCTGGGCGAGCGTGACTGCTCCATGCAGCGCCGCCACCAGAAAGTCATCGAGGAAGCGCCGGCCCCCGGCATTCCACGCAAGCTGATCGAGAAGATCGGCGACCGCTGCGCCGAAGCCTGCCGCAAGATCGGCTACCGCGGCGCGGGCACCTTCGAGTTCCTGTACGAGAACGGCGAGTTCTACTTCATCGAGATGAACACCCGCGTCCAGGTGGAACACCCGGTCACCGAAATGATCACCGGCATCGATATCGTGCAGGAACAGATCCGCATCGCCTGCGGCGAGAAGCTGCGCTTCCGCCAGCGCGACGTGATGCTGTCCGGCCACGCCATCGAGTGCCGCATCAATGCCGAAGACCCGTTCAAATTCACCCCGTCGCCCGGCCGCATCACCGCCTGGCACACCCCGGGCGGCCCCGGCGTGCGCGTGGACTCGCATTCCTATGCGGGTTACTATGTACCGCCAAACTACGACTCGATGATCGGCAAGCTGATTACCTACGGCGCCACGCGCGAACAGGCCATCCGCCGCATGCAGATCGCCCTGTCCGAGATGGTGGTGGAAGGCATCCTGACCAATATCCCGCTGCACCGCGAGCTGATGGTCGATGCCCGCTTCATCGAAGGCGGCACCAATATCCATTATCTGGAGCAGAAACTGGCCGAGATGCCGAAGGCGGGTTCATGA
- the accB gene encoding acetyl-CoA carboxylase biotin carboxyl carrier protein: MDLRKLKTLIDLVAESDIAELEVTEGESKVRIVKSSATPQNQVVMMQPQGMPAHFAPAAAPVAAPVAGAAPASVAAAEPSGHVVKSPMVGTFYRSSAPGNPAFVEVGQTIKEGDTLCIIEAMKLLNEIDSEKAGVVTQILVENGQPVEFGQPLFVIG; encoded by the coding sequence ATGGATCTACGCAAGCTCAAGACCTTGATTGACTTGGTTGCCGAATCGGATATTGCAGAACTCGAAGTAACCGAAGGCGAGAGCAAAGTTCGCATCGTCAAATCCTCCGCCACGCCGCAGAACCAGGTCGTGATGATGCAGCCGCAAGGCATGCCGGCCCACTTCGCGCCCGCCGCCGCCCCGGTGGCCGCCCCTGTCGCCGGCGCCGCGCCGGCCAGCGTTGCCGCCGCCGAGCCCAGCGGCCACGTGGTGAAATCGCCGATGGTCGGTACCTTCTACCGCTCCTCCGCGCCGGGCAATCCCGCTTTCGTCGAAGTGGGCCAGACCATCAAGGAAGGCGATACCCTGTGCATCATCGAGGCGATGAAGCTGCTCAATGAAATCGACTCGGAAAAAGCCGGTGTCGTGACCCAGATTCTGGTGGAAAACGGCCAGCCGGTCGAATTCGGCCAACCCCTGTTCGTGATCGGCTAA
- the aroQ gene encoding type II 3-dehydroquinate dehydratase, giving the protein MAKNLLLLNGPNLNLLGTREPEVYGASTLAEVEQAAQAQATAAGARLACFQSNHEGALIDRIHAARTEGVDGIIINPGGLTHTSVALRDALAGVAIPFIEVHISNIYQREEFRHHSFLSAIAQGTICGLGIEGYRLAIDFALKKR; this is encoded by the coding sequence ATGGCAAAAAACCTCCTACTGCTCAACGGCCCCAATTTGAATCTGCTGGGGACGCGCGAGCCTGAGGTCTACGGTGCAAGCACCCTGGCCGAGGTCGAGCAAGCCGCCCAGGCGCAAGCCACGGCGGCTGGCGCCCGCCTGGCCTGTTTCCAGAGTAACCATGAAGGGGCATTGATCGACCGCATCCACGCGGCCCGCACCGAGGGAGTGGATGGTATCATCATCAATCCGGGCGGCCTGACCCATACCAGCGTCGCCCTGCGCGACGCCCTGGCCGGGGTCGCCATCCCCTTTATTGAAGTCCATATTTCCAATATTTATCAGCGCGAAGAGTTTCGCCACCACTCTTTCCTCAGTGCAATCGCGCAGGGCACGATCTGCGGGCTGGGTATCGAAGGATATCGGCTAGCCATCGACTTTGCGCTTAAAAAGCGTTAA
- a CDS encoding TlpA disulfide reductase family protein, with product MKKKTLLAYAVIAVLFAAAGAWVGVNKKPPAPPLTQTVQPGVTGPVQALFSQTMADAAGSQQALSQWKGKTLVVNFWAPWCGPCVQEMPELSELQTANSGKNLQIIGIGIDSPANIAEFAKKFHITYPVYVAGIGGTELSRQFGNQQGGLPYTVLIGPDGEVKKTYLGRLKFDQLRADLAAM from the coding sequence ATGAAGAAGAAAACCCTGCTCGCTTATGCCGTGATTGCCGTGCTGTTCGCCGCCGCCGGCGCCTGGGTCGGCGTCAACAAGAAGCCGCCGGCGCCGCCCCTCACCCAGACCGTGCAGCCGGGCGTGACCGGGCCGGTGCAAGCCCTGTTCAGCCAAACCATGGCCGACGCCGCCGGCAGCCAGCAAGCCTTGTCGCAATGGAAAGGCAAGACCCTGGTGGTGAATTTCTGGGCCCCCTGGTGCGGGCCTTGCGTGCAGGAAATGCCGGAACTGTCCGAGCTGCAGACCGCCAACAGCGGCAAGAACCTGCAAATCATCGGTATCGGCATTGACTCGCCCGCCAATATTGCCGAATTTGCCAAGAAATTCCACATCACCTACCCGGTCTACGTGGCCGGCATCGGCGGCACGGAATTGTCGCGCCAGTTCGGCAATCAGCAAGGCGGCCTGCCCTATACCGTCTTGATCGGTCCCGATGGCGAGGTCAAGAAGACCTATCTGGGGCGGCTGAAGTTCGATCAGCTGCGTGCCGATCTGGCAGCAATGTAG
- the mpl gene encoding UDP-N-acetylmuramate:L-alanyl-gamma-D-glutamyl-meso-diaminopimelate ligase, with protein sequence MGGLAVLAKEAGHRVTGCDANVYPPMSTQLEAQGIELIQGFGPEQIELKPDLYVIGNVVSRGNPLVEEILNRSLPYVSGPQWIGEHILRHKWVLAVAGTHGKTTTSAMLAWILEDAGYAPGFLIGGVPMNFGISARLSGKGADSDFFVIEADEYDTAFFDKRSKFVHYHAKTAILNNLEYDHADIFPDLGAIETQFHHLVRTVPGIGRLIVNGDEASLERVLKRGYWSEKESFGRVAGRDWAMKEHEDGSFDVVFRGEHAATIHWQLTGGHNRANALAAIAAARHVGVPVAQAAQALESFQSVKRRMEVRGAVNGITVYDDFAHHPTAIATTVNGLRQKIGKHSRILAVLEPRSNTMKLGAMKDALPGSLAEADLVFGFGSEKALGWSLGTALAPMGEVAGAYEDIDLMVKAIAAQARPGDHIVVMSNGGFGGVHQKLLEALAR encoded by the coding sequence ATGGGCGGCCTCGCCGTACTTGCCAAAGAAGCCGGCCACCGCGTTACCGGCTGCGACGCCAACGTCTATCCCCCCATGAGCACCCAGCTGGAAGCCCAGGGCATCGAGCTGATCCAGGGCTTCGGGCCGGAACAGATCGAACTCAAGCCGGACCTGTATGTGATTGGCAATGTTGTCTCGCGCGGCAATCCGCTGGTCGAGGAAATCCTCAACCGCAGCCTGCCCTATGTCTCCGGCCCGCAGTGGATCGGCGAACATATCCTGCGCCATAAATGGGTGCTGGCCGTGGCCGGCACGCATGGCAAGACCACCACCTCGGCCATGCTGGCCTGGATCCTGGAAGACGCCGGCTACGCGCCCGGCTTCCTGATCGGCGGCGTGCCCATGAACTTCGGTATCTCGGCCCGATTGAGCGGCAAAGGCGCCGATTCCGATTTCTTCGTCATCGAAGCGGACGAGTACGACACTGCCTTCTTCGACAAGCGCAGCAAATTCGTGCACTACCACGCGAAAACCGCCATCCTGAATAACCTGGAATACGATCACGCTGACATCTTCCCCGATCTGGGCGCGATCGAAACCCAATTCCACCATCTGGTGCGCACCGTGCCCGGCATTGGCCGGCTCATCGTGAACGGCGACGAAGCCTCGCTGGAGCGCGTGCTGAAGCGCGGCTACTGGAGCGAAAAGGAAAGCTTCGGGCGCGTGGCGGGACGCGATTGGGCCATGAAAGAACACGAAGACGGCAGTTTCGACGTCGTCTTCCGCGGCGAGCACGCCGCCACCATCCACTGGCAGCTCACGGGCGGCCACAACCGGGCCAATGCTTTGGCCGCGATCGCCGCCGCCCGCCATGTGGGCGTGCCAGTGGCCCAGGCCGCGCAGGCCCTGGAAAGCTTCCAGAGTGTCAAGCGCCGCATGGAAGTGCGCGGCGCCGTCAACGGCATTACCGTGTACGACGATTTCGCCCACCACCCGACCGCCATCGCCACCACGGTAAACGGCCTGCGCCAGAAGATCGGCAAGCACAGCCGCATCCTGGCCGTGCTCGAACCGCGCTCCAACACCATGAAGCTGGGGGCGATGAAGGATGCCTTGCCGGGCAGCTTGGCCGAGGCCGACCTGGTCTTCGGCTTCGGCAGCGAAAAAGCCCTGGGCTGGAGCCTGGGCACGGCGCTGGCGCCGATGGGCGAAGTGGCCGGCGCCTACGAGGACATCGACCTGATGGTGAAGGCGATCGCGGCCCAGGCCCGTCCCGGCGACCATATCGTGGTCATGAGCAATGGCGGCTTCGGCGGCGTCCACCAGAAATTGCTGGAGGCCTTGGCCCGATGA